The Streptomyces cyanogenus DNA segment CTACCTGCCCTTGGGGGCCAACGACCGCCTCACCAGAGCGCCAAGTGCAGCCCGTCGTGGCCGCGAACACGATGGCCGCCAGCGCTGTCCCCATACCGGCGTCGGCCGCCACCTTGAGGCCGTACTGGAGCAGCCGGGACCACCCTCCGGAACTACTCCCACAACCTGTCCGGCACCAACCGCTCCACCATCGCCATCACACCCGCCAGCTTAGTGATCAAGCCAGTTGAGACGATCTCTTATGCCGTCTATCCGTTGGCGAAGATCTCTTCGTTGGTTTCGAAGACGTGCTCATCCAGGGGCATGTCGGGGAAGTACTCGGACTCGATCTCTCCCGTCATCAGCCCCAGCAAGAAGGAGGTGCAGGGGCCAGCGTGCCGCTCCCATTCGGGGCCGCGGCCTTCGTTGATCAGGATGGGCCAGTTCTCGGGTTTCTGGCCGGGGGTGGACAAGAAGTAGAGGACTTCACCGCCCTCGTCCTCGTAGGCCCACGGGATGAGACGGGCTCCTTCCTGGTCCAGTTCGGCGGGGCGGGGCTCGCCACGGTCCCACAGAAGCTGCAGGGACTCGCGGCACTGAGCGTCCATGGCGATCAGGTCGTAGCGCG contains these protein-coding regions:
- a CDS encoding SMI1/KNR4 family protein, with amino-acid sequence MNPSLTRLTELLPPPEVAPKDWAAVEEQLGTELPQDYKELVDTYGGGLFDENVWLLEPGCPRPRYDLIAMDAQCRESLQLLWDRGEPRPAELDQEGARLIPWAYEDEGGEVLYFLSTPGQKPENWPILINEGRGPEWERHAGPCTSFLLGLMTGEIESEYFPDMPLDEHVFETNEEIFANG